A single Desulfovibrio piger DNA region contains:
- a CDS encoding adenine phosphoribosyltransferase, whose product MDIAAFIRHVPDYPKPGILFYDITPLLASPEAFGEVIGRMADAARPLRPTRVVAAEARGFLFAAPLAQRLGVGLAPVRKPGKLPCAAFEVSYDLEYGSNTLCLHKDALAPADRVLIVDDVLATGGTVDAMIRLVGRSGATVAGCCMLMELDALGGRTVLGDIPLSVLLHV is encoded by the coding sequence ATGGATATCGCCGCCTTCATCCGTCATGTCCCCGACTACCCCAAGCCCGGCATCCTGTTCTATGACATCACGCCCCTGCTGGCCTCGCCCGAGGCCTTCGGGGAGGTCATCGGACGAATGGCCGACGCGGCCCGGCCCCTGCGGCCCACCCGCGTCGTGGCTGCCGAAGCGCGGGGCTTTCTGTTCGCGGCGCCACTGGCCCAGCGTCTGGGCGTGGGCCTGGCCCCGGTGCGCAAGCCCGGCAAGCTGCCCTGTGCGGCCTTCGAGGTCAGCTATGACCTGGAATACGGTTCCAACACCCTGTGCCTGCACAAGGACGCCCTGGCCCCGGCAGACCGTGTCCTCATCGTGGATGACGTGCTGGCCACCGGCGGCACCGTGGACGCCATGATCCGTCTGGTGGGCCGGAGCGGCGCCACCGTGGCGGGCTGCTGCATGCTCATGGAGCTGGATGCCCTGGGCGGCCGCACGGTGCTGGGCGACATCCCCCTGTCCGTGCTGCTGCACGTGTAG
- the serS gene encoding serine--tRNA ligase, with the protein MIDLKLVQKQPEVLAKALADRQSPLKVDEFLELDGRRRALLAEVESLKQQQNAASRQVAQIKREGGDASHMMEELGALSARIKALDVQTAEAKAAVENWLMGVPNIPDASVPVGKDETENVEVLRWGTPRQFDFEIRQHWELGGGALDFERATRLAGSRFALYMGWAARLDRALVNFFLDQHVKHEDYIEVCPPFMVNRATMIGTGQLPKFEEDLFKMPAWDYYLIPTAEVPLTNIHAGEVLDEADLPRAYCAATPCFRSEAGAAGKDTRGLIRLHQFTKVEMVRFAHPDDSFNQLEIMVGHARTLLEKLELPYRVITLCTGDMGFGSAKTYDLEVWLPAQNTYREISSCSNCIDFQARRADIRFKPRGGKSAYCHTLNGSGLPTGRAMAAILENGQQKDGSIVLPRALVPYMDGVEVIEPAGRK; encoded by the coding sequence ATGATCGACCTCAAACTGGTGCAAAAACAGCCCGAAGTGCTGGCCAAGGCCCTGGCCGACCGGCAGTCGCCGCTGAAAGTGGACGAGTTCCTCGAACTGGACGGCCGCCGTCGTGCGCTGCTGGCCGAAGTGGAAAGCCTGAAACAGCAGCAGAACGCCGCCTCCCGCCAGGTGGCCCAGATCAAGCGTGAAGGCGGGGACGCCTCCCACATGATGGAAGAGCTGGGCGCCCTGTCGGCCCGCATCAAGGCCCTGGACGTGCAGACCGCCGAAGCCAAGGCCGCTGTGGAAAACTGGCTCATGGGCGTGCCCAACATCCCGGACGCCAGCGTGCCCGTGGGCAAGGACGAGACCGAGAACGTGGAGGTGCTCCGCTGGGGCACGCCGCGCCAGTTCGATTTCGAGATCCGCCAGCACTGGGAGCTGGGCGGCGGCGCCCTGGATTTCGAGCGCGCCACCCGTCTGGCCGGCAGCCGCTTTGCCCTGTACATGGGCTGGGCCGCCCGTCTGGACCGCGCCCTGGTCAATTTCTTCCTGGACCAGCATGTGAAGCACGAGGACTACATCGAAGTCTGTCCTCCCTTCATGGTCAACCGCGCCACCATGATCGGCACGGGCCAGCTGCCCAAGTTCGAGGAAGACCTCTTCAAGATGCCCGCCTGGGACTACTACCTCATCCCCACCGCCGAGGTGCCCCTGACCAACATCCACGCCGGCGAGGTGCTGGACGAGGCCGACCTGCCCCGCGCCTACTGTGCCGCCACGCCCTGCTTCCGTTCCGAGGCCGGCGCCGCTGGCAAGGACACGCGCGGCCTGATCCGCCTGCACCAGTTCACCAAGGTGGAGATGGTGCGCTTCGCCCATCCTGACGACAGCTTCAACCAGCTGGAGATCATGGTGGGCCATGCCCGCACCCTGCTGGAAAAGCTGGAGCTGCCCTACCGCGTCATCACCCTGTGCACGGGCGACATGGGCTTCGGTTCCGCCAAGACCTATGACCTGGAAGTCTGGCTGCCCGCCCAGAACACCTACCGCGAGATCTCCTCCTGCTCCAACTGCATCGATTTCCAGGCCCGCCGTGCGGACATCCGCTTCAAGCCCAGGGGCGGCAAGAGCGCCTACTGCCACACCCTCAACGGCTCCGGCCTGCCCACCGGCCGCGCCATGGCCGCCATCCTGGAGAACGGCCAGCAGAAGGACGGCAGCATCGTGCTGCCCAGGGCCCTGGTGCCCTACATGGACGGCGTGGAAGTCATCGAGCCTGCGGGCAGGAAGTGA
- a CDS encoding Hsp20/alpha crystallin family protein — MSLIRVYPQHWFSPRNAQQPEQSFQPLDRLHHDIDRLFNGFFTPGWPTSLMDKPQADIRPSLDIHSDDKAYTIHMEVPGVDPDEVKVEVRDGMLTVEGEKKMESCAAPAAEGEKAEAKEPVCHVQERVYGSFCRQIGLAEDADVDNISASHKNGVLTIVIPRKQPEAPAARSITVQKQ, encoded by the coding sequence ATGAGCCTTATCCGTGTATATCCCCAGCATTGGTTCTCTCCCCGCAACGCCCAGCAGCCCGAACAGAGCTTCCAGCCCCTGGATCGCCTGCATCATGATATCGACCGTCTGTTCAATGGTTTCTTCACCCCCGGCTGGCCGACCAGCCTGATGGACAAGCCGCAGGCCGACATCCGTCCCAGCCTGGACATCCACAGCGACGACAAGGCCTACACCATCCACATGGAAGTGCCCGGTGTGGATCCCGATGAAGTCAAGGTCGAAGTCCGTGACGGCATGCTGACCGTTGAAGGCGAAAAGAAGATGGAAAGCTGCGCCGCCCCCGCCGCCGAAGGCGAAAAGGCGGAAGCCAAGGAACCCGTCTGCCATGTGCAGGAACGCGTCTACGGCTCCTTCTGCCGCCAGATCGGCCTGGCGGAAGATGCTGATGTGGACAACATCAGCGCCAGCCACAAGAACGGCGTGCTGACCATCGTCATCCCCCGCAAACAGCCCGAAGCTCCTGCTGCCCGTTCCATCACGGTGCAGAAACAGTAA
- the ribB gene encoding 3,4-dihydroxy-2-butanone-4-phosphate synthase, with product MHQSPDILASFGDWETRMERALASVRAGRGVLVVDDEDRENEGDLIYPAHSLTNAQMARLIRHCSGIVCLCLTDERATRLDLPPMVARNTNTQQTAFTISIEAAEGVTTGVSAADRVTTVKAAVAEDARPGDLRHPGHVFPLRARPGGVLERRGHTEATVDLMSLAGLPPCGVLCELTNDDGTMARLPQVADFARAHDLPLLAVADIVRWRERQEGRA from the coding sequence ATGCATCAGTCCCCCGATATCCTGGCTTCTTTTGGTGATTGGGAAACGCGTATGGAACGCGCCCTGGCATCCGTGCGCGCGGGCCGGGGCGTCCTGGTGGTGGACGACGAGGACCGCGAGAACGAAGGCGACCTCATCTATCCCGCCCACAGCCTGACCAACGCGCAGATGGCCCGCCTCATCCGGCATTGCAGCGGCATCGTGTGCCTGTGCCTCACTGACGAGCGCGCCACCCGCCTGGACCTGCCGCCCATGGTGGCCCGCAACACCAATACCCAGCAGACCGCTTTCACCATCTCCATCGAGGCCGCCGAGGGCGTGACCACCGGCGTTTCCGCCGCCGACAGGGTGACCACCGTCAAGGCCGCCGTGGCCGAGGACGCGCGTCCCGGGGACCTGCGCCATCCCGGCCATGTGTTCCCGCTGCGGGCCCGCCCCGGCGGCGTGCTGGAGCGGCGCGGCCATACCGAGGCCACCGTGGACCTGATGTCCCTGGCGGGCCTGCCGCCCTGCGGCGTGCTGTGCGAGCTGACCAACGATGACGGCACCATGGCGCGCCTGCCGCAGGTGGCGGACTTTGCCCGTGCCCATGACCTGCCCCTGCTGGCCGTGGCGGACATCGTGCGCTGGCGTGAACGGCAGGAGGGCCGGGCCTGA
- a CDS encoding DMT family transporter, translated as MNRGYIFILLATVFFSSMEVALKTVAHDFNPMQLTCTRFLVGGLLLIPFALRGLRQHGARVTAAAWKGFAGLGFVGLVVSMMLYQMSILYAPASVVSVLFSCNPVLVLAFAYLILRSDIRPQHIMALVVEVAAAVIIIDPLHTTLDPAGIILVLLSAATFALYAVLGKKQCARYSGVAVTCFSCLAASAEMIVLMLVSHIPAVADALRAAGLPMFAAMPFFSGYTTANILNVLYICVFITAGGYACYFMGMEATSAMQGSLVFFLKPVLAPILAMLLLGEEIPWNMWAGISLMLAASIISMIPTWEALMALRPFLLDRLLHHQH; from the coding sequence ATGAACCGCGGATACATTTTCATTCTGCTTGCCACCGTCTTCTTCAGCTCCATGGAAGTGGCCCTGAAGACCGTGGCCCATGATTTCAACCCCATGCAGCTCACCTGCACCCGCTTCCTCGTGGGCGGGCTGCTGCTCATCCCCTTTGCCCTGCGCGGCCTGCGCCAGCACGGGGCACGGGTCACCGCCGCCGCGTGGAAAGGCTTTGCCGGGCTCGGCTTCGTGGGCCTGGTGGTGAGCATGATGCTCTACCAGATGTCCATCCTCTACGCCCCGGCCTCGGTGGTCAGCGTGCTGTTCAGCTGCAACCCCGTGCTGGTGCTGGCGTTTGCCTATCTCATCCTGCGCTCCGACATCCGGCCCCAGCACATCATGGCCCTGGTGGTGGAAGTGGCGGCCGCCGTCATCATCATCGACCCGCTGCACACCACGCTGGACCCCGCGGGCATCATCCTGGTGCTGCTCTCGGCCGCCACCTTCGCCCTGTATGCCGTGCTGGGCAAAAAACAGTGCGCCCGGTATTCCGGCGTGGCCGTCACCTGCTTCAGCTGTCTGGCCGCCAGCGCCGAGATGATCGTCCTCATGCTCGTCAGCCACATCCCCGCCGTGGCCGACGCCCTCCGGGCCGCCGGCCTGCCCATGTTCGCCGCCATGCCCTTCTTCAGCGGCTACACCACGGCCAACATCCTCAATGTGCTCTACATCTGCGTTTTCATCACCGCGGGCGGCTATGCCTGCTACTTCATGGGCATGGAGGCCACCTCCGCCATGCAGGGCTCGCTGGTCTTCTTCCTGAAGCCGGTGCTGGCGCCCATCCTTGCCATGCTGCTCCTCGGCGAGGAGATCCCCTGGAACATGTGGGCCGGCATCAGCCTCATGCTCGCGGCTTCCATCATCTCCATGATCCCCACATGGGAGGCCCTCATGGCCCTGCGCCCCTTCCTCCTGGACCGTCTCCTGCACCATCAGCACTGA
- a CDS encoding LysR family transcriptional regulator: MELNWELCRIFYQVARCRNFSRAAAMLFTSQPAVSRSMAALERELGCRLFIRNRRGVELTPEGRVFYAHVEAGCEQFRRGREELEQAVGLQSGSIALGASETALRHWLLPRLDRFHAQYPGVRLRLFGGTSRQAIEELKSGAIDFAVAAVPGGGFRALKETCLCPLRDVFVASPAFGRLRGRDVPLDEVMRHPFICHKQGSLTFEFLESLCKARGVDFVPAMEPDTTGLVLELARHGLGIGFLPEPAARAALDAGEVFALRITGTIPPRSISLLEYDGHTLSLAARRLRDMLIQEATAGDAA; this comes from the coding sequence ATGGAGCTGAACTGGGAGCTTTGCCGGATATTCTACCAGGTGGCGCGCTGCCGCAATTTCAGCCGGGCGGCGGCCATGCTGTTCACCAGCCAGCCCGCGGTATCGCGCTCCATGGCGGCCCTGGAACGCGAGCTGGGCTGCCGCCTGTTCATCCGCAACCGGCGCGGCGTGGAGCTCACGCCCGAAGGCCGCGTGTTCTATGCCCATGTGGAGGCGGGCTGCGAGCAGTTCCGCCGGGGCCGGGAAGAGCTGGAGCAGGCCGTGGGCCTGCAGTCGGGCAGCATCGCCCTGGGGGCCAGCGAGACGGCGCTGCGCCACTGGCTGCTGCCGCGGCTGGACCGCTTTCATGCCCAGTATCCGGGGGTGCGGCTCCGGCTGTTCGGCGGTACGTCCCGTCAGGCCATCGAGGAGCTCAAGTCCGGGGCCATCGACTTCGCCGTGGCCGCCGTGCCCGGCGGCGGTTTCCGGGCCCTGAAGGAGACATGCCTGTGCCCGCTGCGGGACGTTTTCGTGGCCTCGCCGGCCTTCGGCCGGCTGCGCGGCAGGGACGTGCCCCTGGACGAGGTGATGCGGCATCCGTTCATCTGCCACAAGCAGGGCAGCCTTACCTTTGAATTTCTGGAAAGCCTGTGCAAGGCGCGGGGCGTGGATTTTGTCCCGGCCATGGAACCCGATACCACGGGCCTGGTGCTGGAGCTGGCCCGGCACGGCCTGGGCATCGGCTTTTTGCCGGAACCGGCCGCCAGGGCGGCACTGGACGCCGGCGAGGTGTTCGCCCTGCGGATCACGGGAACGATCCCGCCGCGCAGCATCAGCCTGCTGGAATATGACGGCCACACCCTGAGCCTGGCCGCACGCCGCCTGCGCGACATGCTCATCCAGGAGGCGACGGCCGGGGACGCGGCCTGA
- a CDS encoding DUF2201 family putative metallopeptidase gives MRHGLAADVPTTPLEQRALTAMIRARAALVLRQPFFGSLVLHLDLKADSSCRHLWTDGRTLAFNPAWAATLPHERLVGAQAHEVMHLACAHHVRRGGRDARLWNEACDVVVDALLLDAGFRLPQGHLEHPEYAGLSVDEVYARLAALQDTPLHGGAQQQAAGRRPREKGSGRQEHDGRERQDAPPAAAPSREGTADEAAPEAAGKARPAGRKPEKGQPVPYFSGEVRDHPLLEDGQGDARHKAEQEAELRLEQALQRARHMGREPAGFSRLLRGGRHDGGTDWRGLLRRFLENCALNDYTWSAPNRRYLHHGIYLPGRQEQRIPQLAVAVDCSGSVDDAALSLFCEELSSILAAYETELVVIFHDSRVQAVQTFRRQDLPLHLRPVGGGGTDFKPVGRWLDDNGLRPACLLWFTDLECSSFPDEPACPLLWAVWGQGGERPPFGELLRLPAGA, from the coding sequence ATGCGCCACGGCCTTGCGGCGGACGTTCCGACCACCCCTCTGGAACAGCGAGCCCTCACGGCCATGATCCGGGCCCGGGCGGCACTGGTGCTCCGGCAGCCCTTTTTCGGCTCCCTGGTCCTGCATCTGGACCTGAAAGCGGACAGCTCCTGCCGCCACCTCTGGACCGACGGCCGCACGCTGGCCTTCAACCCCGCCTGGGCGGCCACCCTGCCCCATGAACGGCTGGTGGGGGCCCAGGCCCACGAGGTCATGCATCTGGCCTGCGCCCACCATGTCCGGCGCGGCGGGCGCGATGCCCGGCTCTGGAACGAGGCCTGCGATGTGGTGGTGGATGCCCTGCTGCTCGATGCCGGCTTCCGGCTGCCGCAGGGCCATCTGGAACATCCCGAATACGCGGGGCTCAGCGTGGACGAGGTCTATGCCCGCCTGGCCGCCCTGCAGGACACGCCCCTGCACGGCGGCGCGCAGCAGCAGGCCGCCGGACGCAGGCCCCGGGAAAAGGGCTCCGGCCGGCAGGAGCATGACGGCCGGGAGCGGCAGGACGCCCCTCCTGCGGCCGCCCCCTCCCGTGAAGGGACGGCGGACGAGGCCGCCCCGGAAGCCGCGGGCAAGGCCCGTCCCGCCGGGCGCAAGCCGGAAAAAGGGCAGCCTGTCCCGTATTTTTCCGGTGAGGTCCGCGACCATCCCCTGCTGGAGGACGGCCAGGGAGACGCGCGCCACAAGGCGGAACAGGAGGCCGAACTGCGTCTGGAGCAGGCCCTGCAACGGGCGCGGCACATGGGACGCGAGCCCGCGGGCTTCAGCCGCCTGCTGCGCGGCGGCCGCCACGACGGCGGCACGGACTGGCGCGGCCTGTTGCGCCGCTTTCTGGAGAATTGCGCCCTCAACGACTACACCTGGAGCGCGCCCAACCGGCGTTACCTGCACCACGGCATCTACCTGCCCGGGCGGCAGGAACAGCGCATCCCGCAGCTGGCCGTGGCCGTGGACTGCTCGGGCTCGGTGGACGATGCCGCCCTGTCCCTGTTCTGCGAAGAACTGTCGTCCATCCTCGCGGCCTACGAGACGGAACTGGTGGTCATCTTCCACGACAGCCGCGTGCAGGCCGTGCAGACCTTCCGGCGGCAGGACCTGCCCCTGCACCTGCGCCCCGTGGGCGGCGGCGGCACGGACTTTAAGCCCGTGGGCCGCTGGCTGGACGACAACGGCCTGCGCCCGGCCTGCCTGCTCTGGTTCACGGATCTGGAATGTTCGTCCTTCCCCGACGAGCCCGCCTGCCCCCTGCTCTGGGCCGTCTGGGGACAGGGAGGGGAACGGCCCCCCTTCGGCGAGCTGCTGCGCCTGCCCGCCGGAGCCTGA
- a CDS encoding ATP-binding protein, with translation MRPSHVREALHHLVRIRQPVFLWGPPGVGKSRLVADVARRQGRRLHDLRAVLLDPVDLRGLPRISDEGITSWCVPEFLPHPQDTDEGILFLDELNAAPPLVQAACYQLVLDRRVGQYRLPDGWAVVAAGNRESDRAVTCRMPSALANRMVHLDVECHVDDWLDWARDNGIREDIQAFLRFRPRLLLDFDPRSSDRAFASPRSWEFASRILDAAPEGPLEEELLAGTIGQAAAAELSGFLREWRHLPSVESVLSAPEEAPVPADPASLYALCEALALRTAPATLEALAVYAGRLPAEFGVLLMRDAVRQDPAVVESEPFARWARDNAEVLM, from the coding sequence ATGAGACCCAGCCATGTCCGCGAGGCGCTGCACCATCTGGTGCGTATCCGTCAACCCGTGTTCCTCTGGGGCCCGCCCGGTGTGGGCAAGAGCCGGCTGGTGGCCGACGTGGCCCGCCGCCAGGGCCGCAGGCTCCACGACCTGCGCGCCGTGCTGCTGGACCCCGTGGACCTGCGCGGCCTGCCCCGCATCAGCGACGAGGGCATCACCTCCTGGTGCGTGCCGGAATTCCTGCCCCATCCGCAGGACACGGACGAAGGCATCCTCTTCCTGGACGAGCTCAACGCCGCGCCCCCGCTGGTACAGGCCGCCTGCTACCAGCTTGTCCTCGACCGGCGCGTGGGCCAGTACCGCCTGCCCGACGGCTGGGCCGTGGTGGCCGCCGGCAACCGCGAGAGCGACCGGGCCGTGACCTGCCGCATGCCCTCGGCCCTGGCCAACCGCATGGTGCATCTGGATGTGGAATGCCATGTGGACGACTGGCTGGACTGGGCCCGTGACAACGGCATCCGCGAGGACATCCAGGCTTTTTTGCGTTTCCGGCCGCGCCTGCTGCTCGACTTCGATCCCCGCTCGTCGGACAGGGCCTTCGCCTCGCCGCGCTCCTGGGAATTCGCCTCGCGCATCCTCGATGCCGCCCCGGAAGGCCCGCTGGAAGAAGAGCTGCTGGCCGGGACCATTGGCCAGGCGGCCGCGGCGGAGCTGAGCGGCTTTTTGCGGGAATGGCGCCATCTGCCCAGTGTGGAGAGCGTCCTCAGCGCTCCCGAAGAAGCCCCCGTGCCCGCTGACCCGGCCTCCCTCTACGCCCTGTGCGAGGCCCTGGCCCTGCGCACCGCGCCCGCCACCCTGGAGGCCCTGGCCGTCTATGCCGGACGTCTGCCCGCCGAGTTCGGCGTGCTGCTCATGCGCGATGCCGTCCGTCAGGATCCCGCCGTGGTGGAGAGCGAGCCCTTTGCCCGCTGGGCCCGCGACAACGCCGAGGTCCTGATGTGA
- a CDS encoding class I SAM-dependent methyltransferase: protein MDIRRHIIHPGGVWERFSLYLKQGGHAAVHREVARSLRLRTRDVVLDLGGGGHALAQLALYAGTVHGVDTSAAAVWAAISRNRHDVARGRVHVCRGTLPALPFPEAMFHVITAFEPAFWAGDLPACLREVRRLLRPGGQCVLVCAGGRESGGPVPAGHTAETLNALADRAGLLCLPPLRLRGKGRVLLHWLQPACDLCRPVPLDVFPAGWAQAC from the coding sequence ATGGATATCCGGCGGCATATCATCCATCCCGGGGGCGTCTGGGAGCGTTTTTCGCTGTACCTGAAGCAGGGCGGCCACGCTGCCGTGCACCGGGAGGTCGCGCGTTCCCTGCGGCTGCGGACGCGCGACGTGGTCCTGGACCTGGGCGGTGGCGGCCATGCCCTGGCCCAGCTGGCCCTGTATGCGGGGACGGTCCACGGTGTGGACACCAGCGCGGCGGCGGTATGGGCGGCCATATCGCGCAACCGCCATGACGTGGCCCGGGGCAGGGTCCATGTTTGCCGGGGCACGCTCCCCGCCCTGCCGTTCCCCGAGGCCATGTTCCACGTCATCACCGCGTTCGAGCCCGCGTTCTGGGCAGGGGACCTGCCCGCCTGCCTGCGCGAGGTCCGGCGCCTGCTGCGCCCCGGCGGCCAGTGCGTGCTGGTGTGCGCGGGCGGCCGGGAAAGCGGCGGTCCCGTACCGGCCGGACACACGGCGGAGACGCTCAACGCCCTGGCGGACAGGGCCGGGCTGCTGTGCCTGCCGCCCCTGCGTTTGCGGGGCAAGGGCCGCGTGCTCCTGCACTGGCTGCAGCCCGCCTGCGATCTGTGCCGTCCCGTGCCCCTGGACGTGTTCCCGGCGGGCTGGGCCCAGGCCTGCTAG
- a CDS encoding acyltransferase family protein, with protein MTQKHYDLTFHYFRAFAIVSVMLTHMWVGPVLAGSEDAARLQDSLRLCLFHSATIYFVFISGYLFDFVNRRKGPFSPLRFYKSKIVNVFCPYLVLSLLLLAAGWVSHHWFGYDIPFINDGTPVASPGDVLRCLAYGSASLVPYWYIPFIMTVFSAGPLIFHLPTGLLQKILLPAAVLPLLVPRLLVSPLRNLCFFVPIFLMGVYCARNRDACMAFIRRHLGAIRVTAVMSSLLIVADHYFGSFMPNIEGAYYVQKLCIGSWVLDLLEGMDREVPVLDFLARYSFPLFFLHAIFQGIFQAPLFQVLGAALPGQVFTIANLTVSVEIALCILCILAIKKVMGKRSRYLIGG; from the coding sequence ATGACGCAAAAGCACTATGACCTGACCTTCCACTATTTCAGGGCCTTCGCCATCGTCTCCGTCATGCTCACCCACATGTGGGTGGGCCCCGTCCTCGCGGGCAGCGAGGACGCCGCCAGGCTCCAGGACAGCCTGCGGTTATGCCTTTTCCACTCCGCCACCATCTACTTCGTGTTCATCTCCGGCTACCTGTTCGACTTCGTGAACCGCCGGAAAGGCCCGTTCTCCCCCCTGCGCTTCTACAAGTCCAAGATCGTCAACGTCTTCTGCCCCTATCTCGTCCTTTCGCTGCTCCTGCTGGCCGCGGGCTGGGTGTCCCACCACTGGTTCGGCTACGACATCCCCTTCATCAACGACGGCACGCCCGTGGCCTCCCCGGGGGACGTGCTGCGCTGTCTGGCCTACGGGTCGGCCAGTCTGGTGCCCTACTGGTACATCCCCTTCATCATGACCGTGTTCAGCGCCGGGCCGCTCATCTTCCATCTGCCCACCGGGCTGCTGCAAAAGATCCTGCTCCCGGCCGCCGTGCTGCCCCTGCTGGTGCCGCGCCTGCTGGTCTCGCCCCTGCGCAACCTCTGCTTTTTCGTGCCCATCTTCCTCATGGGCGTGTACTGCGCCCGCAACCGTGACGCCTGCATGGCCTTCATCCGCCGCCACCTCGGCGCCATCCGCGTGACGGCCGTCATGAGTTCCCTGCTCATCGTGGCCGACCATTACTTCGGCAGCTTCATGCCCAATATCGAAGGCGCCTACTATGTGCAGAAACTCTGCATCGGCTCCTGGGTGCTGGACCTGCTGGAAGGCATGGACAGAGAAGTGCCGGTCCTGGACTTCCTGGCCCGCTACAGCTTCCCGCTCTTCTTCCTGCACGCCATCTTCCAGGGCATCTTCCAGGCGCCCCTGTTCCAGGTGCTCGGCGCCGCGCTGCCCGGACAGGTCTTCACCATCGCCAACCTCACCGTGAGCGTGGAGATCGCCCTCTGCATCCTCTGCATCCTGGCCATCAAGAAAGTCATGGGCAAACGCTCGCGCTACCTCATCGGCGGCTAG